A portion of the Babylonia areolata isolate BAREFJ2019XMU chromosome 4, ASM4173473v1, whole genome shotgun sequence genome contains these proteins:
- the LOC143281406 gene encoding galanin receptor 2a-like: MDGSFSGLITLPSENAGIFNATVASSSLPGASSREGQPGQGCLVLEQKVNPENNMDIVTKETHLWISAIILAGVVPLLFLVGVPGNILSAAVFYKQGLRERINLCIFCLALVDLIVLSVTFFLLAEKVYRLFVGPSNFFIRYFVGLTSFTWVSMFLSAVIAAERCFCVVSPLRAQRMLSTRTLAVIITTISLLLLAGMMAIAGPKHTEACLFDPQTNRTSLIIYVTEYYLKNKKTLDIIDTFVYATALPATIFLIIIVTTIVTAIKLQSAVNWRQQSSSASGIQPTGSSDKHMVVLTRMLIATSVLFIVCTFPTLVFQVTIFLVPELMNAGRYRNLRDVFWNVIMMFRCVNSSLNFFVYYYMGSRFRQTLKQLLSCKIVNVALSYPVDSISKSGNSN; encoded by the exons ATGGATGGGAGCTTTTCGGGACTGATCACGTTGCCCAGTGAGAATGCAGGCATCTTCAACGCCACAGTGGCGTCATCGTCACTGCCTGGAGCCTCTTCCAGAGAAGGCCAACCTGGCCAAGGATGTCTGGTGCTGGAACAGAAGGTGAATCCGGAGAACAACATGGACATCGTCACCAAAGAG ACACACTTGTGGATATCAGCAATCATCCTGGCTGGTGTCGTCCCTCTCCTGTTCCTGGTGGGGGTGCCAGGCAACATCCTGAGTGCCGCTGTGTTCTACAAGCAGGGGCTGAGGGAGAGGATCAACCTGTGCATCTTCTGTCTGGCTCTTGTGGACCTGATAGTCCTCAGCGTCACGTTCTTTCTGCTGGCAGAGAAGGTCTACCGCTTATTTGTTGGCCCGTCCAACTTCTTCATCAGGTATTTTGTAG GTCTGACAAGCTTCACCTGGGTCAGCATGTTTCTCAGCGCCGTGATAGCGGCCGAGCGATGTTTCTGCGTGGTCAGCCCACTGCGTGCACAGCGCATGCTCAGCACGCGCACTCtggccgtcatcatcaccaccatctccctccttctcctggCTGGCATGATGGCCATTGCTGGCCCCAAACATACAGAAGCCTGCCTGTTTGACCCACAGACCAATAGAACGTCACTTATTATCTACGTCACAGA aTACTATTTGAAGAACAAGAAAACCCTGGACATCATCGACACTTTTGTGTACGCCACAGCCTTGCCAGCAACCattttcctcatcatcatcgtcaccacaatCGTCACCGCCATCAAACTGCAGTCAGCGGTCAACTGGAGACAGCAGTCCTCCTCTGCCTCTGGAATCCAGCCCACCGGAAGTTCAGACAAGCACATGGTTGTGCTGACCCGGATGCTGATAGCGACTTCTGTGCTGTTCATTGTGTGCACGTTTCCCACGCTGGTGTTTCAGGTGACGATATTTTTGGTGCCGGAGCTGATGAATGCTGGTCGCTATCGTAATCTCAGAGACGTTTTCTGGAACGTCATTATGATGTTCCGCTGTGTCAACTCTTCACTCAATTTCTTCGTCTACTATTACATGGGGTCTCGTTTTCGGCAGACTCTCAAGCAGCTCCTGTCGTGCAAGATCGTAAACGTGGCTCTGTCGTACCCTGTGGACAGCATCAGTAAATCAGGGAACAGCAACTAG